The following is a genomic window from Garra rufa chromosome 4, GarRuf1.0, whole genome shotgun sequence.
tcctgaatgacagccagatgaaccaatcatgatcaaagcagtaaggtaaaacaaccaataggaattgtttcagcaAGTTGCTGCGAagtgtatttagttttattgttggtgattatatttaacatgtttatattttaataatattgtccataatcatttaaaaggcaaacatttctttgtatgctgaagacatatcttatgttgatttataagttaaccttgttaattattattattattattaatattataattaaaacacttgcttttgaaggcacatataaccgtttagcattcaaagttttaataaagttgttttaccgttgaaacaacaaccgacctaatttcaaacaaatttcaacgttgCATTTCGGTCTAGGGTGACCACCTGCTAATAAGCCCAAGGGGGGACAAGGGGTATGTTTCTGAGGGACAATGTGGGACACTGCCTGGCGCGGGCAGACTCACTGATGGTGGTTTACCCATTTCTAGCACATACCACCTTAAATGGTATATTTATAATGCCCTATTCCCCTAAACATGTGTAATTGCTGATGTATGCTCATGAATAGGCCAaccaatgtgtattttttttttctaaataaagattcataatattttgaacatTCAATGAATTGACAGATGCACTTCCACTTACGATTTACTttagctttttaatttaatttatttttcattacaatttattcactttaaataaatcagaatataaaaTTATAGGATTAACAGGAATTGTAGTTGCTCAACACCACAGgaatagttgaaaaaaaaaagtcttaactcACAACTCAAAGGTCACAAAAAGCCTTCTTAGTATGAAAGGTGGTATAACACCTTTCAGCCACAAATATTCATTTTCCCAGTCTTTCTTGTACCCACACCTTCTCTTTTTAATTGATGATGGCGGTGCCTCAGACTCAGTCTCTTTCTCCATTTTTCGAATTGGAAAGCGCGCATAAAGTTCCTTCCCCGTGTGTCTGGTATgcaccagagccatataaaaagaaagttgcgacacgctttgatctcgccgccgcacggtcacgtggttcatggagctctcaatagtttcaaacagctccgcgctgtcaatgtgtttgaatggagttaaataggatagacagcagttttactatatttgcagcaatttcgagtaattattaacacataatgtgcattgattttgtattgataacttctctgaatacgctttacaatcgcattttattcaggggagtgataaagagacataattaatatattctcatactctttggcagtcaaatgtgaccaaaaaaccttaagtgtaacttttattcaattaaataactgtaatatatatagttaagttctatttagtaaatattttggggaggtttttttgtacttaaaatgtgcaataatgatcctgaccatttaaaagataaaattttctaatagtatttagattacagttagtgtaatatttaaggttaaatacatctgcatgtgtatttggacatgatcaaacactttttttatacagtatgtttcgatttaacgatttaatgttaaattaaaaaaaagtaatttactcttgttttatgatattcaaatatacaacataagcaaatattataaaaggcaagcaaaaatggcatttaacataatagaaaagatgaaaataatgtttaaaaaacacaaggcaacgaattgcattcagcatacatttttatcgtgtttcttgaatgcagtctttactgaaactcattcaacctcctacagtgagagaaagtttgcagaaagactaaaaacatgaaaatatgacaactagtatctggttatggtcgctattacggtgtttctcacgttatccagctgcatttacagtttaactgttaattttttaacgataaacattaactataacacgcttcataaaacaccactattggccagtttttcgagaggtcaactgatgcgttaaaatgtaaagaaatgcagtaatttcttcaatatacttgcgactgtgcttgagaagcgctgaaatgaatgggcttcaatggaggagctattggttgtttggaactattgaccgctccatgacacgctttacttccgcattcctcagttcctatggaagcctatgggagtgtcgcaactctctttttatatggctctggtatGCACGTGAGAGCGCTGTCATGACAACAACGAAAAAGTTGACAACAACCTAGTCAGCAGTTCAAGCGAGGGGTGGGTGTGGCAACAGTAGCGTGCTGAACTGTCAATCAATGTTCGTTTGGCTGCCTGGGGCTCGAGGATGTAACGTTAGAGggatcaacttttttttttgagcagcattgATTATGCGTTACACGGTCTCAATTTGCGGGACGCATGAATTGGGCTTCAAACGCTGTGCGCGCACGTGCTACGCGGGACGGGTGGCCTCCCTATTTCCGTCATGTGTTGACTGATCTTCAACCATTTAGCATTCAACGTCACATCAACGTTGTttcaccgttgaaacaacaactgaccttatttcaaccaaatttcaacgttgaaggtcggtcatgtgccggctgggatgtaaatgtctcctcctgctgggtttgcgttgcatcgcgtccttcttatgatcgaggtaaatataagtctaagCATATCTTtgttcagaaacaaactgtaaccaagatgaacttgaagtcatgttgctttatTGCGGtaatgtgggagtttcctcgtgtACAGATACTACGGTCCTTGCCGCactgtagcacatggctaatttgcatatttaaagagagtgggcgcggtcacattagagataattagttggaactgaatagactagacatctccttggtttcatatagattaatttatcatagattatttgtttttgataaaacttacttcgtttaaaagcatacatctcaagctttcagtagataccacttatctgtttgtgtgctaaatattcaccgtgtttgaatgatttaagtgacgcatttctaaaagcagttcgcggagacagagaaaacagaaatcagcctgtttgttttctttattctaattAAAAAAGCACAAccttctgctgttcttgtgagtgtgcacaaatgaaagtacacactttacagtttacATTgctgtatatctctaatttgtatgactaaaaccgacagagcatttttagtgtcttttgcgctgatcttaatgCAACTACACTTTTTACTCCGTACCCCTCTTTAAAttgaattataatttttatttgctTTCTCAATTTATTGATTTCTTTTCAGTATCACCAACACTACTAAGTCAtcttcattatttattttctctAGGCTAACTCATGTCTATATGTAAACCGATCAAACaagttttattaatttgattggaAGATTTGAAAGATCCCATGCATTCACCCAAATGGGAAGAGAAGTGGTCCAAAGTGGGCAAAAGAGACTGTGATACAAGCACATTTTATTTGTGATCCGATCaaccaaaacacattttaaacccAGGTGTAAACAAAGCCAAAAATCGCTTCTCAGATATTTTGAATTATATCAGAGGTGCTTCTGTGATCCTCAAGAATGTCTTGTTCGAGTGATGTTACAGCAAAGACTTCTCTCTGGTGTTGTTGCAAGACTCACATCACACTGATAACATAAACATACAGTTAtctcatgtgtgaaacctcatgtggtattGAAGTGCTTCTTTATATCTGAAACTCTGtccgcagtgaccacatataaatggtttctctccagagtgaactctcatgtgtctgttaagagtTCCTTtgtggttgaaacttcttccacattgctggcaggtgaaaggcttctctcctgtgtgaattcttatGTGGTTTTCTAATTGTCGTTTataattaaacctctttccgcactgagagcatgtgtagggttgctctccagagtgaattctcatgtggtctttaaagttatgtttttgaccaaaactctttccacactcagagcatgtgaagggtttctctctatgagttctcttgtggacttctaggttttcatgttgatcaaaactcactccacactgatcacacgagTAAGACTGATCTTCattgtgaattatcatgtgtctgttataggtttctttttgagtgaaacttactccacactgttggcaggtgaaaaggctctctccagtgtgaactgtcatgtggcaATGAAGCTTTCCTTTCCGGTTAAAACctcttccacactgtttgcaggtgtagggcttctctccagtgtgaactcttaagTGTTCTTCAAAGCGTCCTTTACGATCAAACTTCtgtccgcactgagggcatgtgtaggatTGCTTAGTGTGAATTATCATATGGTCTTCATAGATTTGTTTTTGATGGAAACCCTGTCCACACTCAGGGCATGTGTAGggattctctccagtgtgaattctaacATGTCTTCTAAGACTTTCTCTACGATTGAaatgctttccacactgtttgcagccataaggtttttctccagtgtgaactctcatgtggactccaAGGTGTCCAGGTTTAGAATAACTCTTTTCACATTGTTGACatgcataaggtttctctccagtgtgtctTTCCATTTGAGTGAAACACTTTCCAGACTGCTGACACATGAAATAACTTCTTCCTGTCTTTTCAGTCCTTTTCCTTAAGCTAGACTtttcagtctgtgaacaactaacagatttttctccatttatgaaatcatgatctttctcttccatttcattcagtaattgactctcctctttcagtgccatcaggtctaaggtgaaaaaagacaaataaaagttAACACCAATTTAATGAcacaaaacagacaaacaaaaatttaaatcacaaaatatattacatttaacgACATTATTACAATTCAAGTATAAACAAATGAACATGGAGGACAGAGAACTTTATCAAGCAGTCTCTGGTATTTTCATAAGCATCCTTTAGCATTGTGTATAATATATTTCTCCCTTCATCATATTTCCTATTGGGTCGCAATTATAGGTTGATTTAGATGCTCATCtctaaaagtgagttttgccATTAAAATGGTTTTAATGTCTGAAATAGTTATGCTAGTTGATAgcctgatatgaaaaaaaaaacttttatttaccTCTGTCACATAAAAAATGTCACTCATTCTTAACAGTGAATATTAACATCTAAATATTGGGAGACACAAgtctttaaatgctgtttttaaatcagtTCACTAAAAGAGTAGAAAATGGGATTTAAGAAAAAGTGAAACTGATATCCTTTTATAAAAGAAAGCTGCAGGAAGGCAGACAGTGTAGAAAAACACCTGCTAAAAGAAAAGGCATTGAGAAAATGTGCATAGCACAGTTGAGCCTTGAGAacgaaaaccaacctgtttgttcctcagtatcttcatgtttgactttaAATACTTCAtcgatcttcatgtcttcactctcttcTTTAATAAATGACATCtctataatagtgtgtcacgtggatctcagttagTCCACTaagatgtttctctgtgtttggAAACTTTGCCCTGTTTAAAGATAAGAACAATtaacagggggaaaaaatatctGTGTGCGTCTCTgtcagctctagttcagtagtcagtgcactggtAAGGGAGTAAAAGTGATAGTTGATAGACTTAAATGATCTGATTAGACAAACACTCAAAATttacctgctgaaaaaaacagcatatgctggttaggtatgttttggtgctggtttatgctggtcctttgctggtttatgctggtcctttgctagtttaagctggtcctttgctggtttatgctggccctttgctggtttatcctggtcctttgctagtttaagctggtcctttgctggtttatgctggccctttgctggtttatcctggtcctttgctagtttaagctggccctttgctggtttatgctggccctttgctggtttatcctggtcctttgctagtttaagctggtcctttgctggtttatgctggccctttgctggtttatcctggtcctttgctagtttaagctggtcctttgctggtttatgctggccctttgctggtttatcctggtcctttgctagtttaagctggccctttgctggtttaagatggtccattgctggtttaagctggtacttagctggtttatgcttagCTGGTTTGCTGGTCGAGGgccaacttaaaccagcaaaggaccatcttaaaccagcataaaccagcaaaggaccagcttaaaccagcaaaggaccatcttaaaccagcaaaggaccagcacaaaccagcaaaggaccagcaaaaatcagcataaactagcaaaggatcagcttaaaccagcataaaccagcaaaggaccagtttaaaccagcaaaggaccatcttaaaccagcaaaaaccagaaTAAAACAGCAacggaccagcttaaaccagcaacggaccatcttaaaccagcaaaaaccagcaaaggaccagcataaatagggttgccacccgtcccttaaaatacggaatcgacctgtatttgagaatgaaattgcgcgtcccgttttgaatcaatacgggacgggttttgtcccgtattttttataattttttttaaagcagcgtctcatgcaaataatcactgcggtaaagccagccgtgGTTCAGAataacacggtcaagccagccgcgattgattttaagtgtgcgcgcatattacagtgattacggtagtttcagaaacaacacagagagaacgcgcttgcagagcgcttttcatttagacgcccaggactgagagataatactacaaaatgctcgtgaatttttacttacttatttatttgcatttctgctttaatatccgttttatttattagtgtacttgacggttcttttctgagaaatgggacattattagactttagagtctaataagtagaaaaagaagaatgatcagttcttattcaggactgcccatattatatgcaaaactcatatgaaacctttttactgcagcattttttagaAGCATTTTGTTTTCGTTGCATTTTTGAGCAGCAGAGAGCGGCGAATCGAAccattcaaaacagtgaatcattttgtgaatcaaatgattcaattgACTCGTATTTGGAATTCATGTTTACGATTATCTGAACcactaacagagagagaaacAAGACGCTTTACTCACAcaaaataacgttcattattaaataaaatattataatgtaaCACTCAATAATTACAAAGTTTAAATCGCTTTACCATATAAAATAGACTGAACGCGTTGTAtgtatttaaacactttaaatggtTAAGACTACAcacctttcttcagctgaaagcAAACACTGGtgcaggagcgcgccgcagccttatgacgtcaacCAGCAGATCAAactaaaagtcctgttcacgcgcttctgtgtctacaaTCCAAAAAGTGCATAGATATTTACAGGGAGATACATCTAAATAATAGTACGTATGTCAGTGGTATTCTGAGTTTTATTCTTGGTGaagtacatattaaaatatatataaatacattaaaaaaaaataaaaaaataaaatctaagtacttatttatttattatcagattttccaaatgtattcattcatgtatttgtgaCGTTTATGTCCACAATTGTTTCTTTCAATGTTCCTTTAAGATTTACTTAAATCTCGTATTTATTTATGCATCATGTCATATTTAGTTCCAGATTTATTTACTATGACATTTCCTTATTTCGACCGTGGTCAGCAAGGGAGAAGCTCTGAGGCCACAGTAGCACCTTGTATTGTGACCAACcaaaaaacaattgttttttactgtttttttgttattaaaagtgCCAAGATGGAGGCAGTGTAGTTGCAACTTTTCCGTCCCTCACAAACTTTCATGCATAACTTTGATATACATGTTAATGATTCTGTAATGATTTTACATTTGAGTTGAGAATATTCACTTTATTTTAGCTAGTTAGAACAAAACGTGTCTCATGGTCAACAGAACAAAGACAGAAAAAAAGATGCTCATTTAAgcatttattatatacatttagCTTTTTCAGGTACCCAAACTTTAAGGAACAGTAAAGGACATCCATCACCAAATGTCACCACCTGGGACACgattgatgaaattcaagagtgCTTCATGCAAGACCAGACTAGATGGATTAGGATCACTCTCTGGGATAAGGTTATACTGCAAGCACAACAAGGACATTCGATCATGTTCACTATTCTCAAAACCAGATTTTTTAAGGATCTCATAACACACACTTCAACCAAAGTCACCACCATTACTACAATGGCATTTCCAATGGATCAAGGACCTCAAATTAAAAGTGTCACCAACCCCTAAAAAACGTGGACTTAAGAGTTATTTCACAGATGTTCTacgaaacaaaataaactatatgaccaaattccatggaCTTGGAAATGGTGCTTCTGTGATCCTCAAGATTGTCTTGTTCGAGTGATGCCACAGCAAAGACTTCTCTCTGGTGTTATTTCATGACTCATATCACACTGATAACATAAACATACAGttctctcatgtgtgaaacctcGTGTGGTATTTAAGTTCTGCTTTAtatctgaaactctttccgcagtgaccacatacaaacgacttctctccagtgtgaactcccATGTGTCTCTTAAGGGATGCTTCtaggttgaaacttcttccacattgctggcaggtgaaaggcttctctccagtatgaactcttatGTGGTTTTCTAAGTGCCGTTTATCATTAAACCTCTTTCTGCACTGAAGGCATGTGTAGGGTAGCtttccagagtgaattctcatgtgatctTCAAGGTGCCGTTTTccactaaaactctttccacattcagagcatgtgtagggtttctctctatgagttctcatgtggattttaaggtttccatgttgatcaaaactctttccacactgatcacacatatCATATAAGcctgatctccattgtgaattctaaTGTGTCTggtaaagatttatttttgagtgaaacttactccacactgttggcaggtgaaaagcTTCtgtccagtgtgaactctcatgtggctgttaaggtttccttttcggttgaaacctcttccacattgtttgcaggagaaaggcttctctccagtgtgaactcttacgTGATCTTCAAAACGTGCTTTATGATTAAAGCTCTGTCCGCATTGAGGGCATGTGCAGGGTTGCTTAGTGTGAATTATCATATGGTCTTCAAAGAGTTGTTTTTGATGGAAACTCtgtccacactgagggcatgtgtagggattctctccagtgtgaattctaacATGTCTTTTAAGACTTTCTCTACAATTGAAATGCTTTCCACACTTGACatgcataaggtttctctcctgtgtgaactctcaggtgTCTTTCCATTTGAGTGAAACACTTTCCAGACTGCTGAGGAGTGAAATTACTTCTTTCTGTcccatacagaaatgtaatatatgacatatatgtccctatatcagaagtgctactctcatatatgttaaatatagggcaatatattattatgACATATATCCATGTtctgtatatatgtatgtttataacatatgaatttcccataatacaatttgtatataaacatatattgaaagtatatatatggtcaacttttatatggtattgcatgttatgaccatacatgtttacaatatatattaaaattgtatattgtattatatggtatgtccatatatgttaacaatatatatcaaaattatataTGGTGCTCTATGTTTTGACCATTTGTTTccaatgtatatattgaatttatgcaagtttattaaccatttatgcctaaaagattctgcttattgtaaatcacataacattttttgcttaactttattaaTTGTTTCAGTTCAGTTTTCTGGGTAAAAAAGAgagatgaatatataacctgttcaaaaaataTATAACCTGTTCAGAAAACACTTATAACTGTTTGTCCATATGTGTTCtcatcatcaatgaactaaaacgcatttcattaaaatacatgagcgaTTGAGTGCGAATGTCACAACAccgctactgcgcatgcgccaaaattcaaacacacccgcgctaacggcagagtctgagcaatggctgggGCTAAACAAGTCATCGccggtaagatgtttttcttagcaagtggaaggataacaaatgtgccaataccttcacataataaacgacaatgattttatagacgggcacgaagacagaccgacatcactgagaggaaaggatgaaacgcctttgaatgtggcagcagtgcaggtaatttatgctaatttactcaacgcTTTATTCCTACGCTAATATTACAtagaaacgtactcggttactaacgtaacctcggttctctctagagagggaacgagtactgcgtaagaaatatcttacgctaggggaaaatccttttctgcgagatattgaagccaaaaattatccttaattttgaaataacgtaaagcgcgttgcagcagcatacagacataggcgaaacagcttgcgcgcctattggctgctctgctgcaactgcagcagcctatagagcgaggcctggcgcgacgccagatccaatgggggcatttcgcgccctttgcgtcgcttcgcgccctttcgtagcttcccgcctaaaagggcgtggtctagacctataaagaccgctcataggcagctattatctggtttttcatcattgaagcaaccagagcgtgcgcatgcacggcaagatacgcagtactcgttccctctctagagagaaccgaggttacgttagtaaccgagtacgttctcttacgagaggtctctcgtactgcgtaaatatcttacgctaggggacccagtgtaaaatgccgtgcatgctgagatctgacaccaaagacccaggGGCGAaaacccggggttcatacagttcataatcacctatagaactcacagggagtccggggaagagggaggggcaacgccgcactcttccacatagtgcagcgtcattcagacgctaagtaaacgtacatacagggcggggttacggcctgagctgacgtaagaataagggtctccacacagtttgcccagacatATCGTGCTATTACATTCACTGtcgagctgtgctcagtagacgcagcatcccgagctgataacatcaggtcagacaacactgaacatctagactgacagcaatctggcctgtaaggcgggaacctccaggttgtaaaaccttataaatgtagacggagaggcccagccc
Proteins encoded in this region:
- the LOC141334046 gene encoding uncharacterized protein yields the protein MSFIKEESEDMKIDEVFKVKHEDTEEQTDLMALKEESQLLNEMEEKDHDFINGEKSVSCSQTEKSSLRKRTEKTGRKKPYACQQCEKSYSKPGHLGVHMRVHTGEKPYGCKQCGKHFNRRESLRRHVRIHTGENPYTCPECGQGFHQKQIYEDHMIIHTKQSYTCPQCGQKFDRKGRFEEHLRVHTGEKPYTCKQCGRGFNRKGKLHCHMTVHTGESLFTCQQCGVSFTQKETYNRHMIIHNEDQSYSCDQCGVSFDQHENLEVHKRTHREKPFTCSECGKSFGQKHNFKDHMRIHSGEQPYTCSQCGKRFNYKRQLENHIRIHTGEKPFTCQQCGRSFNHKGTLNRHMRVHSGEKPFICGHCGQSFRYKEALQYHMRFHT